A region from the Fusarium musae strain F31 chromosome 1, whole genome shotgun sequence genome encodes:
- a CDS encoding hypothetical protein (EggNog:ENOG41), whose protein sequence is MDLEFEDHDFIDSSSGSDDPDTAYHKENSGLSPSCGLCRFDFCVDDSVVVCKLPFPFHNYGSLLTLFTVKQKCEPWTTTYPKPESWWSIADAQHTFHAECVDLSQCLLSGQRLDPGIYDATILEPWEEGRHPPPSFKARRLNWLKRSFSRNLAQTINYSLPHVACDIIAQYCLKERAVQVVRDLWLRQDRPKPGRISVAIDGSSLWAQYVEFEGIRYVRSLSYHSLGGDESQILPEPDPGRNVNIFIAHSYHGVTEIIATSDNDIPSVKEETGRWWTLFTPSEMPFYLKAIFDGIKLRDLAAYKYAKGCPKYPDELRWSVLPTTMDPIPEPPIPCSSWLDGDIISAIDWNQPGITGYSFYVRDNTIMKIIPHKDGEKNSYDFATPKQYQFSWVYFPVDSGERISEVWIRRYGVKRLNTRASPVATLILRTSNGRLLTLGPQLKYRQPSGYNTHAKYDLVGTMPQKHPCRMYFANWEDIGSWMRFEGASTFAELDLAGSQDKALELLPDNCKYQYSSAELEGVRTVTPCRSWRHYSPDAILGLLLTYEDGRKRCVGQVRLDHLLTPIEVTSDTMWIVCSEKDEISWRADEKEDGSGVDLVTFEEPDAKDSHGQCIKIPMRGRLDWYSSHHQCHLSHRDDSEPVEEVLEVLSQEAAPGMPRPGHVVKPLSVLVGKGVRSMENWEFERRQWH, encoded by the exons ATGGATCTTGAGTTTGAAGACCACGATTTTATCGACTCCAGTTCCGGGAGTGATGACCCGGATACTGCGTATcacaaagaaaacagcgGCTTGTCTCCGTCGTGTGGTCTCTGCCGGTTTGACTTCTGTGTTGATGACAGCGTTGTCGTTTGTAAGcttcctttccctttccATAACTATGGTTCACTTCTGACCCTGTTTACAGTCAAACAAAAGTGTGAACCATGGACGACTACCTACCCGAAGCCAGAATCCTGGTGGAGCATTGCCGATGCCCAACACACCTTTCATGCAGAATGCGTTGATCTGTCCCAATGCTTGCTGTCCGGCCAGCGACTCGATCCTGGCATCTACGATGCCACCATCCTCGAACCCTGGGAAGAAGGACGGCATCCTCCCCCTTCATTCAAAGCACGACGTCTGAACTGGCTCAAGAGGAGCTTTTCTCGAAATCTCGCGCAGACTATCAACTACTCTCTGCCACATGTAGCGTGCGACATCATCGCTCAATACTGTCTCAAAGAACGCGCTGTTCAGGTCGTTCGTGACCTATGGCTCAGACAGGATCGACCGAAGCCAGGTCGTATCTCCGTCGCCATAGACGGCAGCTCTCTTTGGGCTCAGTATGTCGAGTTTGAAGGGATTCGCTATGTCAGGTCCCTCTCTTACCAttctcttggtggtgatgagtcTCAGATCTTACCAGAGCCAGACCCTGGCCGCAATGTGAACATATTCATTGCGCATAGTTACCACGGAGTTACAGAGATTATCGCAACCTCGGATAACGATATACCTTCGGTCAAAGAAGAGACAGGAAGGTGGTGGACATTGTTCACGCCTAGTGAGATGCCGTTCTATCTCAAGGCAATATTTGAT GGGATCAAGCTTCGGGACCTAGCGGCTTACAAGTATGCGAAAGGCTGCCCCAAGTATCCCGATGAGTTACGCTGGTCAGTCCTTCCAACAACCATGGACCCTATACCCGAGCCCCCAATTCCTTGTTCTTCGTGGCTCGATGGAGATATCATCTCGGCTATCGATTGGAATCAGCCCGGTATTACTGGTTACTCATTCTATGTAAGAGATAACACCATCATGAAAATTATTCCTCACAAAGACGGTGAGAAGAATTCTTACGACTTCGCAACACCCAAGCAGTACCAATTCTCTTGGGTGTATTTCCCTGTCGACTCTGGTGAGCGAATCTCAGAGGTTTGGATCCGTCGCTATGGCGTCAAGCGCCTCAACACACGTGCTAGCCCTGTGGCAACCCTGATA CTTCGAACGAGCAACGGCCGCCTGCTGACCCTCGGACCCCAGCTAAAGTATCGACAGCCTTCTGGATACAATACACATGCCAAGTATGACCTTGTCGGGACTATGCCACAGAAACATCCCTGTCGCATGTACTTCGCGAACTGGGAAGACATCGGTTCGTGGATGAGGTTTGAAGGTGCATCTACCTTCGCGGAGCTCGACCTTGCTGGTAGTCAGGACAAAGCGCTTGAGCTACTTCCTGACAACTGCAAATACCAGTACTCTTCTGCAGAACTTGAAGGGGTCCGAACTGTCACTCCGTGTAGGTCCTGGCGCCATTACAGCCCTGATGCGATCCTTGGGCTTTTGCTTACCTACGAGGATGGCCGCAAACGATGCGTTGGCCAAGTACGTCTAGACCATCTGCTTACACCAATTGAGGTCACCTCTGACACCATGTGGATTGTCTGTTCTGAGAAAGATGAAATCAGCTGGCGCGCTGATGAAAAGGAGGATGGATCTGGTGTCGACTTGGTCACGTTCGAGGAACCAGATGCGAAGGATTCGCACGGACAATGTATCAAGATTCCTATGCGAGGGCGTCTCGACTGGTACTCCAGTCATCATCAGTGCCATCTGTCTCACCGAGATGACAGTGAGCCCGTGGAGGAAGTTCTGGAGGTACTGTCGCAAGAAGCTGCCCCTGGTATGCCGCGTCCGGGCCATGTAGTGAAACCATTATCAGTACTCGTTGGAAAAGGCGTGAGGTCAATGGAGAATTGGGAGTTTGAAAGAAGGCAGTGGCACTAA
- a CDS encoding hypothetical protein (EggNog:ENOG41), whose translation MDPFEINDDLVSDREFNELLADALDLSGENKEPQVLPRCCLCCFKFEPYDFIAVFNPRNLRLLSLWEGEYKEPERIDPTDWKSAETRPLEKGYHSECVDLVAKGLPSADSIHRTIEGRIGYGIGYSKLLPSMEAARVHRLQKRFGQDLMAIVAYRIPLEICENIGRYSLSGYATNLINDVWSNKDFAGPQHASLRVTDSSSIWAQHVEFEGLQYIKSLSTARRSESDTKLFEATPGIVVSVYFAEDCLGIRQVLITRDDHTPSLNQDEGLRWVINRRKPLPFSFKYKTDGLKLRDLAITKSEDAEANYRQRRWAALPNDLNIHQLAPPRPRCNFEVSNEPIRAVDWNLPGCRGYSVLMDDYSICDIISHYTEVSSSRLVDVSNGHKGDWFYIPIDRGERIAELWLRIEDRGNKWNRNCKCLVMRTNKGRSFVLGLQSGEASKFTYQPLTTLSLTDPSRMLCCKTKRSGFWLGFEQATTWDEHATGITFPNSPPPCQFKELLSWNAELRDVRAVAVGRNWRNSKDAGIVGMLLTYADGHQRSLGQIRLDYMEPPLIVSSGKIWLGSDKSENEPLPEGFWPRTNRIKWVEVDKPVHDKNREYLELPLTGSLEWHSHSIGEYYRHSVCHHESSELQNEMDQVLAREAESGGRALVVVKTFSVAV comes from the exons ATGGATCCCTTTGAGATAAACGATGACTTGGTCTCGGACCGGGAGTTTAACGAGTTGCTGGCGGACGCGCTTGATCTATCTGGTGAAAACAAAGAACCGCAAGTCCTGCCGAGATGCTGCCTATGTTGCTTCAAGTTTGAGCCATATGACTTTATCGCCGTTT TCAACCCCAGAAATCTTCGCTTGCTCAGTCTCTGGGAAGGCGAGTACAAGGAGCCAGAGCGCATTGACCCGACTGACTGGAAATCTGCGGAAACTCGTCCCCTTGAGAAAGGTTACCACTCAGAATGCGTGGACCTGGTTGCAAAAGGTCTCCCCTCTGCTGACTCCATTCATCGCACAATCGAGGGCCGTATCGGTTACGGAATCGGCTACAGTAAACTTCTTCCATCCATGGAAGCAGCACGCGTACATCGATTGCAGAAGAGGTTTGGTCAAGATCTCATGGCTATTGTCGCATATCGTATTCCCCTCGAGATCTGTGAGAATATTGGCCGCTACTCTTTGAGCGGATATGCGACGAACCTCATCAACGACGTCTGGTCAAATAAAGACTTTGCGGGACCTCAGCATGCATCCCTACGGGTGACCGACTCAAGTTCCATCTGGGCACAGCACGTTGAATTTGAGGGTCTCCAGTACATCAAGTCTCTCTCTACCGCTCGTAGAAGCGAGAGCGACACGAAGCTCTTCGAGGCTACCCCCGGCATCGTTGTCAGCGTCTACTTCGCTGAAGACTGTTTGGGTATCCGTCAAGTTTTGATCACTCGAGATGACCATACTCCTTCACTGAATCAAGATGAAGGCTTGAGATGGGTTATCAACCGCCGAAAACCTCTTCCATTCAGCTTTAAATACAAAACAGAT GGTCTGAAGCTGCGTGACTTGGCCATCACCAAAAGTGAAGATGCAGAGGCCAACTACCGACAGAGGCGCTGGGCTGCTCTGCCTAATGACCTGAACATTCACCAGCTCGCTCCGCCTCGCCCAAGGTGTAACTTTGAGGTGTCAAATGAGCCGATCCGCGCAGTTGACTGGAATCTACCTGGATGCCGTGGTTATTCCGTTCTCATGGATGACTACTCTATTTGCGACATCATCTCCCACTACACGGAAGTGTCATCTTCACGGTTGGTGGATGTGAGTAACGGACATAAAGGTGATTGGTTCTACATACCCATTGATCGAGGCGAGCGAATCGCGGAGCTTTGGCTTCGAATTGAAGATCGCGGCAATAAATGGAATCGAAACTGCAAGTGTCTTGTT ATGCGTACGAATAAAGGTCGGAGCTTTGTTCTCGGTCTTCAAAGTGGAGAGGCTAGCAAGTTCACCTATCAGCCGCTCACTACATTGTCGCTGACCGATCCATCTCGAATGCTATGTTGCAAGACCAAAAGGTCAGGTTTCTGGCTGGGCTTTGAACAAGCAACGACTTGGGACGAGCACGCCACCGGCATTACATTTCCGAATTCTCCACCTCCTTGTCAATTCAAAGAGCTCCTTTCATGGAATGCTGAGCTCCGGGATGTCAGGGCAGTTGCTGTAGGCCGAAATTGGAGAAACTCTAAGGATGCGGGAATTGTCGGCATGCTCCTTACATACGCCGATGGTCATCAACGATCTCTCGGGCAGATCCGTCTTGATTACATGGAGCCGCCTCTCATCGTTTCTTCGGGAAAGATCTGGCTTGGTAGTGACAAGTCAGAAAATGAACCTCTCCCTGAGGGCTTCTGGCCGCGGACAAACAGGATCAAGTGGGTTGAGGTGGATAAGCCTGTACATGATAAGAACCGGGAGTACTTGGAACTACCGCTTACAGGTTCCCTTGAATGGCACAGCCACTCGATCGGGGAATATTACCGTCACTCAGTGTGTCATCATGAGAGCAGCGAACTACAAAATGAGATGGATCAGGTGCTAGCCCGTGAGGCTGAGTCTGGAGGACGTGCTCTAGTTGTTGTCAAAACGTTCTCTGTCGCTGTTTGA
- a CDS encoding hypothetical protein (EggNog:ENOG41), with protein sequence MSYYDNPQAQWSSSTPSTQQNNWEHQGSTTPVRAGASGPQPQDDYAFSYQFDEVDRAYENLQKSGKGYGMGGRHSRGSHHTPGPRPHSVNNFDDARGQGPNLQNFYANQRHQPSRGSNEAEQVMQAKRRMAAQRERELRNLHTEQQYQRTVLSEVPLPPNKHMSEEETRELIARQRSALYGEGPFADKAGYVDETGNVRTGAPVPSGPSSIRGHSPLAYDSVGRAPPTGEAGTPVSGDAHGPPTEPNSRPHSTVSPQAAGPTNKVFDNAVGNQSRTSTSSPTGGSPSRDLNAGSKPNQAGASVAPIGTRPSGTPTTSASSKRSTTPLASPGGWGRGNGVWGQSSGLGAPASVWG encoded by the exons ATGTCCTACTACGACAACCCTCAGGCCCAGTGGTCGTCTTCTACTCCCAGCACCCAGCAGAACAACTGGGAGCACCAGGGTTCGACTACTCCGGTCCGCGCAG GCGCCAGCGGCCCCCAGCCCCAGGATGACTACGCCTTCTCGTATCAATTCGATG AGGTCGATCGAGCATACGAGAACTTGCAAAAGTCTGGCAAGGGCTATGGAATGGGTGGTCGCC ACTCCCGTGGTTCCCATCACACCCCCGGCCCCCGCCCGCACTCGGTAAACAACTTTGATGACGCCCGTGGCCAGGGACCCAATCTGCAAAACTTCTACGCAAACCAGCGTCATCAACCTTCACGAGGCTCCAACGAGGCAGAGCAGGTCATGCAGGCTAAGAGACGGATGGCAGCTCAGCGGGAGCGAGAGCTTCGAAACCTGCACACAGAGCAGCAATATCAGCGAA CCGTCCTTTCCGAGGTGCCTCTGCCGCCCAACAAGCACATGTCCGAGGAGGAGACGCGAGAGTTGATTGCCCGTCAACGAAGTGCCCTCTATGGCGAGGGTCCTTTTGCAGACAAGGCAGGATACGTGGATGAGACTGGTAATGTCCGCACTGGTGCCCCTGTCCCTAGCGGACCCTCCAGCATCCGTGGACACTCCCCTCTTGCCTATGACAGCGTAGGCCGTGCTCCCCCTACTGGCGAGGCTGGCACTCCCGTCTCTGGTGATGCCCACGGTCCTCCCACCGAGCCCAACTCGCGACCTCACAGCACAGTCAGCCCACAGGCTGCTGGACCCACAAACAAGGTCTTTGACAATGCTGTGGGTAACCAGAGCCGTACAAGTACATCCAGCCCAACTGGCGGCTCTCCCTCTCGGGATCTGAATGCTGGTTCCAAGCCCAACCAGGCTGGTGCCTCTGTGGCTCCCATTGGAACTCGTCCTTCTGGTACACCCACAACTTCTGCTTCATCGAAGCGATCCACCACTCCTCTTGCCTCCCCCGGTGGCTGGGGACGTGGCAATGGCGTTTGGGGTCAGTCGTCCGGTCTCGGTGCTCCTGCTAGTGTCTGGGGTTAG
- a CDS encoding hypothetical protein (EggNog:ENOG41) produces the protein MAADNPAEASAAKPEAKPVNCNICNKSFPHKGSLRRHRQSKHPVKKEEVDASEPGQDTEAASTFDCELCKQSFPRQSSLTQHQRSKHGPRKPEASDTATQTLTQAAKTQPEAATSAKPEGDKSRESKAICLICNTSFSHRGALHQHKRTKHRTVKTDADTPAKEEDKTPDVEEKTIDCDICDKSFNSRNSLRRHLKSKHTSDKKGKGPAKNSAKDGNAAGSSKQVHTTLKERHIAGSQKFKCLCCSENFPSEDALMKHQAEQRLKAMRKVMENMALVASGMRVSNGQDGSDEESEAPELVEETAAEEKKATNMHQCTLCDKSFRFKSALVQHGLIKHAVADDTVAESSGQGANATAGGKKAGDVDEDEGDKPYCQTCQKTFRHTKGLADHRLNKHGIVDPEPSSDSKQGVPENPTFRCRPCNKTFRLASALRQHQRDSHPEMHRPRYSEDEIMRQLLRMAVPPFGDDDDDYEDEDYEDDDDSFSYPSHRGHPFDFPAGIQPGDIYDSDDLDYGYPGFSDDDDDEDDSDIDMEIEQGPPTLCAHCNETFPQMLLVAHQWHVHGISHPAVVDVQAKIAKDESYGPKRPVCTSYPDAKRFPFFFEIKYFLRDCQFSCGQSFETGTERMNHEVEAHNRCITCEAYFQTRPALENHQAKSKVVDTVVRDFDHWLEFAVPAQVHHEKQKAKAAGNPNPSKNIGCITCERKFNKASTMMKHVENGRCIPGVNEMDIFVLGQKFAEVGAPCTRLGGFFCPICDRSYMVLSELIQHAEGDECSLKVLNGPLQELISLLMMEFMDMIMGLGAGPGIPGLEV, from the exons ATGGCCGCTGATAATCCTGCAGAGGCCTCAGCTGCAAAGCCTGAGGCCAAGCCAGTCAATTGTAATATCTGCAACAAGTCGTTTCCCCACAAAGGCTCACTTAGGCGTCATCGGCAGAGCAAACATCCtgtcaagaaagaagaagtagaCGCGTCTGAGCCAGGACAAGATACAGAAGCAGCCAGCACCTTTGATTGCGAACTTTGCAAGCAGTCATTTCCGCGTCAATCCTCATTGACACAGCATCAGCGGAGCAAACATGGCCCCCGGAAGCCTGAAGCCTCTGATACTGCCACACAAACACTAACTCAAGCTGCGAAGACTCAGCCAGAAGCAGCTACTTCTGCCAAACCAGAAGGCGACAAGAGCCGGGAAAGTAAGGCCATATGTTTAATTTGCAACACGTCTTTCAGTCATCGAGGTGCCTTGCACCAGCACAAGAGAACCAAGCATCGTACTGTGAAAACGGATGCCGATACTCCCGCCAAAGAAGAGGACAAGACTCCAGATGTCGAAGAAAAAACAATTGACTGTGATATTTGCGACAAGTCGTTCAACAGTCGAAACTCACTCCGAAGGCATCTAAAGAGCAAGCACACCTCAGACAAGAAAGGCAAGGGTCCAGCAAAGAATTCAGCGAAAGATGGCAATGCAGCTGGCTCCTCCAAGCAAGTGCACACGACGCTGAAGGAGAGACATATTGCTGGATCTCAGAAGTTCAAGTGCCTATGTTGCAGTGAGAACTTTCCTTCTGAGGATGCGCTTATGAAGCATCAGGCAGAGCAGCGTCTCAAAGCCATGAGAAAGGTGATGGAGAATATGGCCCTGGTCGCCTCCGGTATGAGAGTATCAAATGGGCAAGATGGCTCGGATGAGGAGAGTGAAGCGCCAGAGCTTGTCGAAGAGACCGCcgcagaagagaagaaagccacAAACATGCATCAATGCACCCTTTGCGACAAGAGCTTCCGTTTCAAATCTGCTCTCGTGCAGCATGGACTCATCAAGCATGCAGTGGCAGACGACACTGTTGCAGAGAGTTCAGGTCAAGGAGCAAACGCAACTGCTGGAGGCAAGAAAGCAGGAGacgttgacgaggatgagggggATAAACCCTATTGCCAGACGTGTCAAAAGACATTCCGCCACACTAAGGGACTGGCAGATCATAGACTCAACAAACATGGCATCGTCGATCCCGAACCATCCTCAGACTCAAAGCAAGGCGTGCCTGAAAATCCAACTTTCAGATGCAGACCTTGTAACAAGACCTTCCGTCTTGCGTCTGCACTTCGTCAGCATCAGCGAGACAGCCATCCCGAGATGCACAGACCGAGATATTCAGAGGATGAAATAATGAGACAACTACTGCGAATGGCAGTCCCACCGTTtggggatgacgatgatgattatgaggacgaggattatgaagacgacgatgattcTTTCTCGTACCCTAGCCACAGAGGACACCCGTTCGACTTCCCGGCTGGTATTCAACCTGGAGATATATACGACTCAGACGATCTGGACTATGGCTATCCTGGTTTctctgatgacgatgacgacgaagatgattcCGACATCGACATGGAGATTGAACAAGGCCCGCCAACGCTCTGCGCACACTGCAACGAGACTTTTCCGCAGATGTTACTGGTGGCACATCAATGGCATGTCCACGGTATCAGTCACCCAGCTGTCGTCGATGTTCAAGCCAAAATCGCAAAGGACGAATCCTACGGCCCCAAGCGCCCCGTCTGCACGAGTTATCCTGACGCGAAGCGAttccccttcttctttgaaATCAAGTATTTCCTAAGGGATTGCCAATTCAGCTGTGGGCAGTCTTTCGAAACTGGCACCGAACGCATGAACCATGAGGTGGAGGCTCATAATCGTTGCATCACATGCGAGGCGTACTTCCAAACCCGGCCCGCGCTCGAA AATCATCAGGCCAAATCCAAAGTCGTCGATACCGTCGTCAGAGATTTCGACCACTGGCTTGAGTTCGCCGTCCCCGCACAAGTACACCACGAGAAGCAGAAAGCAAAAGCAGCTGGTAATCCTAATCCCAGCAAAAACATCGGCTGCATCACCTGTGAACGCAAGTTCAACAAAGCATCCACGATGATGAAACATGTCGAGAATGGGAGATGTATCCCTGGCGTGAATGAGATGGATATATTTGTCCTCGGACAGAAATTCGCCGAAGTTGGAGCTCCCTGTACCAGGTTAGGAGGCTTCTTTTGCCCGATCTGTGACAGATCTTATATGGTGTTGAGTGAGCTTATTCAACATGCGGAGGGAGATGAGTGTAGTTTGAAGGTTCTGAATGGGCCGTTGCAGGAGTTGATTtctttgctgatgatggagtttATGGATATGATTATGGGATTGGGTGCTGGGCCTGGAATACCAGGGTTGGAAGTATAA
- a CDS encoding hypothetical protein (EggNog:ENOG41), which produces MPEDSVEQPEAKLPTCNICNKSFPHKNSLRQHLEQAKHAFTSDPGEEVAKRLRCTMCTRSFNKEYWLRKHMWTKHVSKVPASVKPAEDAKPSPSSQNPAVDSDVPIQQEDLKQEDQDQDSVPTVFSCPVCSKTFNGQFGLDQHTEANHNSKPQEGRINCKLCRKSFVDGSALQQHHRDTHNQKEKTSKPSPQRFKCDFCNSIFHHFDLLEQHVIRHNLWSDDGPVVIYKCDFCPKTFYSYDELDEHMRTTYRFNSPNSWDSDGQTDEEEDYEEDYEDSEESEEESDGEDYDESNENEAGESDEENNEESDEENDEESNEGNEESDKESVPDLVETTGKTSGEKLAAELPPPPFKCQDCDEAFYYTAALGEHQEMFAHGPMATREKKPEPVAEPPAHEFKCRDCDEAFHHFIMLLEHQEKAGHGPLMKSVEKPVEKPAEKPTIEDKAGDASVSVYKCTDCGWLYREVNSFQTHLAWNHGRRSTYPNKHLTKVSPQEADAPAKKVTSGFRCKPCNEPFRNQYLLATHWRKTHEDAWWALFDKYNISDESISYSDFQNFDDYNEDDMLDDLRQINSWSSKKENMVPCITCWKKFRTSSQMVEHVEMRECHSYIAAHSIKWAVHRSDQSVVSGCYSDGKFQCPDCEARFDRLSSLLRHAERNECHADVAQGPIKAFMKEMKWRMIEGELI; this is translated from the exons ATGCCTGAAGATAGTGTCGAACAGCCGGAAGCCAAATTACCTACTTGCAATATCTGCAACAAGTCCTTTCCCCACAAGAATTCGCTTCGACAACATCTTGAACAGGCCAAGCATGCCTTCACATCGGATCCTGGCGAAGAAGTGGCAAAGCGACTCAGATGCACAATGTGTACTCGGTCTTTCAATAAAGAGTATTGGCTGCGGAAGCATATGTGGACCAAGCATGTCTCGAAGGTTCCGGCTTCTGTTAAACCCGCTGAAGACGCAAAGCCAAGCCCCTCATCACAAAACCCAGCTGTGGACAGTGATGTCCCTATCCAACAAGAGGATCTGAAGCAGgaggatcaagatcaagattctGTGCCGACTGTTTTTAGCTGTCCTGTTTGCAGCAAGACCTTCAATGGACAATTCGGACTTGACCAACATACGGAAGCAAATCATAATTCGAAGCCACAGGAAGGAAGGATTAATTGCAAATTGTGCAGAAAATCTTTCGTTGATGGCAGTGCACTTCAGCAACATCACAGAGACACGCATAATCAA aaagaaaagaccTCTAAACCTTCGCCACAACGATTCAAGTGCGATTTCTGCAATTCGATCTTTCACCATTTCGATCTACTTGAACAGCATGTTATACGCCATAATCTTTGGTCGGACGATGGGCCTGTTGTTATATACAAGTGCGACTTTTGCCCGAAGACGTTTTACTCctatgatgagcttgatgagcatATGAGAACCACTTATCGTTTTAATTCACCTAATTCATGGGATAGCGATGGGCagactgatgaggaggaagactaCGAGGAGGACTACGAGGATAGCGAGgagagcgaggaggagagcgATGGAGAGGACTACGATGAGAGCAATGAGAATGAAGCTGGGGAAAGCGACGAGGAGAATAATGAGGAGAGTGACGAGGAGAACGATGAAGAGAGCAATGAGGGCAACGAGGAGAGCGACAAAGAATCCGTCCCGGATCTCGTTGAAACAACAGGCAAGACATCCGGGGAGAAGCTCGCTGCAGAACTTCCTCCACCGCCATTCAAGTGCCAGGATTGTGACGAGGCGTTTTACTACACTGCTGCGCTTGGAGAACATCAGGAAATGTTCGCTCATGGCCCTATGGcaacaagagagaagaaaccGGAGCCGGTTGCAGAACCCCCTGCACACGAATTCAAGTGCAGGGACTGCGACGAGGCTTTTCATCATTTCATTATGCTACTTGAACATCAAGAGAAGGCCGGGCATGGTCCTTTGATGAAGTCAGTCGAGAAGCCAGTCGAGAAGCCAGCCGAAAAGCCAACGATAGAGGACAAGGCAGGAGATGCCAGCGTTTCAGTATACAAATGCACCGACTGTGGCTGGCTATATCGCGAGGTCAACTCGTTCCAGACCCATTTGGCCTGGAATCATGGGCGTCGTTCCACATACCCCAATAAACATCTCACAAAAGTGAGCCCCCAAGAGGCCGATGCTCCCGCCAAGAAAGTCACGTCAGGATTCAGATGCAAGCCATGCAACGAACCTTTCCGTAACCAGTATCTACTTGCAACGCACTGGAGGAAAACGCACGAGGACGCCTGGTGGGCATTATTCGACAAGTACAACATCTCGGATGAATCCATCTCGTACTCGGACTTCCAGAACTTTGATGATTACAATGAAGACGACATGCTGGATGACCTCAGGCAGATAAACTCGTGGTCttccaagaaggagaacatGGTCCCCTGCATCACCTGCTGGAAGAAGTTCAGAACCAGTTCCCAGATGGTGGAACACGTGGAGATGCGCGAATGCCACTCTTATATTGCTGCTCACTCTATCAAATGGGCTGTTCACAGGAGTGATCAGAGCGTGGTATCGGGTTGCTACTCTGATGGCAAGTTCCAGTGCCCCGATTGTGAAGCCCGCTTTGACCGCTTGAGTAGCTTGCTTCGTCATGCGGAGAGAAACGAGTGCCATGCTGATGTTGCTCAGGGCCCGATCAAGGCTTTTATGAAAGAGATGAAGTGGCGTATGATAGAGGGCGAACTCATTTAA
- a CDS encoding hypothetical protein (EggNog:ENOG41) produces MSGFQLTSMDVSELDEYVSLTVDHGAYIQKVEGCLELYSDPETQASYHKVAHMVRERCQDLLEETGTKGVVTCRAKTYESLKAKLRSMEHHTDFTSWALNNDIFQHHEMGDLAAVRIGLYLPQDVIKMARECQQRFKIAHLFGTVGSGRDATRGDKMSLDSHARGPWRSKDQHGSDEYWQHSGYRSWQMVIDWEGGLRVELQIGTVVSQAWAEVQHNVIYKKPDNMMSTPTMKRMIDAINGLAMTTEIILSELEQSIESAKQKEQLRRLTEERFEN; encoded by the coding sequence ATGAGCGGCTTTCAACTTACTTCAATGGACGTGAGCGAACTGGATGAGTATGTTTCTTTGACTGTTGATCACGGAGCGTATATCCAGAAGGTCGAAGGATGCCTGGAACTATACAGTGATCCCGAAACCCAAGCCTCGTATCACAAGGTCGCACACATGGTCAGGGAGAGGTGTCAAGACTTACTCGAAGAGACTGGCACAAAAGGTGTGGTGACTTGCAGAGCCAAAACATATGAATCGTTGAAAGCGAAGCTCAGAAGTATGGAGCATCATACTGATTTCACGTCTTGGGCGCTTAACAACGATATCTTCCAGCACCACGAAATGGGAGATCTGGCTGCTGTCCGTATCGGATTATACCTACCTCAGGACGTCATCAAAATGGCGAGGGAGTGTCAGCAACGGTTCAAGATTGCCCATCTGTTTGGTACTGTTGGCAGTGGCAGAGACGCTACCCGGGGAGACAAGATGAGCCTTGACAGCCATGCAAGGGGGCCCTGGCGGTCAAAAGATCAGCACGGCTCTGATGAGTACTGGCAACATTCTGGCTACAGATCCTGGCAGATGGTGATTGATTGGGAGGGAGGGCTTCGGGTCGAACTACAAATTGGAACAGTGGTTTCGCAGGCTTGGGCTGAAGTTCAGCACAACGTCATCTACAAAAAGCCCGACAATATGATGTCAACCCCAACCATGAAAAGAATGATCGATGCTATCAACGGCCTGGCAATGACTACAGAGATCATTCTTAGCGAGCTGGAACAAAGCATCGAGAGCGCAAAGCAGAAGGAACAGCTTCGCCGCTTAACAGAGGAGCGATTCGAGAACTGA